From Nocardia sp. NBC_00416:
GATCGGGTTCGGTTCGCGACCACAGTTCGTCCACCGACTGTTCGAGCGCGATCCGCAGAATCCATGCGGTGGCACGGGACCACACGCCCCCGGCAGCGGTGACCGACCCGTCGAGGAGACGATCCACCACCGCCAGCCGGTCGCCGACACTGGGCCGGGGCGCGGCCGCCCCCTCCCGGCCCGGCCCGGGACGGTCGTTCGATCTGCGCGAACCGCCGACGCCCCGGGGACCCGCCGCACCGGACCGGCGCGCACTCACCGCGCCAGCCACTCGACGAATCGTTCGGTGTCCGCGATCAGGTCGGCGAGATCGCGGGCGATCGGGACATGGGCGCCCGCGGTGGCGTCGCGGACCACATCGACCGCCCACCGGCCCTCTTTGGCCAGCTGCTTGTTCAGGTCCTCGATCCGGCGTCCGGGCCCCAGCACCGCGAGTGTGACCATGGCCCGGGTGGATTGCGCGGTATCGATCCGGCGCTGCACCTCACGATGATCCATCCCCTCGGCCAGCAGCACCCGCTTGGCCCGGGCCAGGCTCGCGGCCTCGACCGCCGAGCGACAGCAGGTCGCGACGAGCTCGTCGGCGATGGTGCGCGGCAACTGCGGAGTGCGCAACAGGGCGCGGGCGTCGTCGAGGTAGCGGTGCACGGGATCGCTGGACAACCGGACCTCCACGACCGAGCGTTCCCGCCGCTGCACCTCGACGATCCGGGCGTCGATCTGCATTCTGCGCACGGCTTCGGCGAGCCGATCGTCGTGGGTGAAGACCACCACCTGCCGCTCCCAGGCGACGGCGGCCAGTACCCGGGCCAGCCCGTCGACCTTGGCCGGGTCCATGGCCTGCACCGGATCGTCGATCACCACGAAACGGAAGGGACTGGCCGCTACCGTCGCGCGCGGCAGGAACAGCGCCAGCCCCAGCGCGTGCAGTTCGCCCTGGCTCATCACCCCCAGCGCGGCGCCGTCCACCTCGTCGACGGTGACCTCGAGTTGCACCCGGCGGGCGGTGTTCGCATTGCCCTGCAGGTGGATTGCGCCGAGTTCGACGCTGCTCTGCTGCCGCAGGCTCTGCCACACCCACCGGGCGGTGCCGGCCAGCGGGGCCATCCGTTCGTCACGTACCCGGGCTGTCGCCGCCTTCAGCCATTCCTCGGCCGAGCGTGCGGTGTGCAGTTCCGACGTGTGTGCGGCGACGGTGCGGGTGAGGTCGAGCCAGGAACGCAGCCGGGGAGCGAACGGCGCCCAGGCTTGTTCGAGGCGATCCAGTTCCTTACCGGCGCACTGTTGCGCGTAACCCAGCTCCGCGGACAAACGGTCGTGGACGGTGCGCAATCGGTCGGGCAGACCGCGCAGCTCCGCGGTGTCGGGCAACCGCGCCCACTGCACCCAGGTTTCCCGCAGCGCGGTGGTGTCGAGACCCGACGGTTCCGCGGCGGGAGCCGGTGCGGCGGGTAATTCACCGGTCAGCGCGCGCAATTCGGACAGCACCCGGGCGAGTCGGTCCCGGGCGCGGACGAGATCCGCGGTCCGCTCCGTCAGTCCGGCTATGGCGGTCGCGGTATCGCTGCGCCATTGCCCGTCCAATGTGCCCCGACCGCATACCGGGCAGCGGCAGTCGACGGCTCGTTCCTCGGCTTCGGCCGCTGCGCCGGGCCGGGTGGTAGCGGGGTCGCGGGACGGCGCGAGAGGGGGCGGGCGGTATTCGCCGCCCGCAATCGATTCGCTCGGATCATCGGCGGATCGCGTGTGGGCGTCGACATGCGCGTACGCGGTGCGCAGCAGTTCCAGCACCCGGAGGTCAGCGGCCGACTCGGGGGAAATCGAGGCGGTGACCGCCGCGTCCGCGGCCGAGATGCGGTCGGCCAGCGCGACGATACGTTCGGCGGTCGGCAGCTCCAGCGCCAGCAGGGCGCGCAGGGCCGCCGGTTCCGGTCCGGCGGCGGTATCGGCCAACAGGCCGTCGAGCGCGGCGAGGTCGGGCGCCGGCTCACGCAGGAGCGCACCCGCCCGCGCCGCGCGAGGGTCGCATACTCCGGCGAGTTCGGCCAGCAGCGTCTG
This genomic window contains:
- a CDS encoding AAA family ATPase translates to MKPGRVESGETLTRPGELIARWVDADPEIPADVAAVVRAALDPAAAPAESGDGSAEFGLSGIFLSAIRVRGFRGIGPETTLELPAGPGLTLVTGRNGSGKSSFAEAAELALTGGNRRWDGRSAAWREGWRNLHRSGPVRIELELRTDGTEPALTLAREWTAGDPLPGGVWTQRRGAGPEHMFSGLDWAAPLDLYRPFLSYSELGALVDGKPSELFDALHQLLGLDELITAHERIRLRRLDMERAARAARRERQTLLAELAGVCDPRAARAGALLREPAPDLAALDGLLADTAAGPEPAALRALLALELPTAERIVALADRISAADAAVTASISPESAADLRVLELLRTAYAHVDAHTRSADDPSESIAGGEYRPPPLAPSRDPATTRPGAAAEAEERAVDCRCPVCGRGTLDGQWRSDTATAIAGLTERTADLVRARDRLARVLSELRALTGELPAAPAPAAEPSGLDTTALRETWVQWARLPDTAELRGLPDRLRTVHDRLSAELGYAQQCAGKELDRLEQAWAPFAPRLRSWLDLTRTVAAHTSELHTARSAEEWLKAATARVRDERMAPLAGTARWVWQSLRQQSSVELGAIHLQGNANTARRVQLEVTVDEVDGAALGVMSQGELHALGLALFLPRATVAASPFRFVVIDDPVQAMDPAKVDGLARVLAAVAWERQVVVFTHDDRLAEAVRRMQIDARIVEVQRRERSVVEVRLSSDPVHRYLDDARALLRTPQLPRTIADELVATCCRSAVEAASLARAKRVLLAEGMDHREVQRRIDTAQSTRAMVTLAVLGPGRRIEDLNKQLAKEGRWAVDVVRDATAGAHVPIARDLADLIADTERFVEWLAR